The following coding sequences are from one Pocillopora verrucosa isolate sample1 chromosome 5, ASM3666991v2, whole genome shotgun sequence window:
- the LOC131797874 gene encoding tetratricopeptide repeat protein 28-like — translation MAESNLLTTGEELDLNNEPPVTATEKSQFTSSDSKLEIYDDPSREIAKELRNQAGEGRRYGNLGNAYHGLGQLKAAIEYHQRHLEIAKEVGDKTGAGITYGNLGNAYQSLGKLKTAIEYHKRRLEFAKEVGDKAREGRSYGNLGNAFQGLGQFKTAIEYHNRCLRIAKEVGDKAGEGQSYGNLGKAYQGLRQFRTAIKYHQHSLEIAKKQGDKAGEGRSYGSLGNAYHGLGQFQIAIEYHNRYLGIAKEVGDKAGEGRSYGNLGNAYHGLGQFKTAIEYQQRHLEIAKEVGDRTGEGQSYGNLGNAHQGLRQLKTAIEYHQHSLEISKKERDKAGEGRSYGNLGNAYHGLGQFKTAIKYQKHYLEIAKEVGDKAGEGQSYGNLGNAYRGLGQFETAIEYHNRHLEIAKEVGDKAGEGQSSSNLGNAYQGLGKFQTAIEYHNRHLEIAKKVGDKAEEGQIYGNLGNAYQGLGQFETAIEYHQRHLEIAKEMGDNSGEEISYGSLGNAYQGLGLFKTAINCHQHSLEIAKKEGDKSGEGRSYGNLGNAYHGLGQFKTAIEFQQRHLEIAKELEDKAGQGISYGNLGNAYGLGEFKTAIEYHNRYIEIAKEVGDKAGEGRSYGNLEIAEEVGDKVGEGKSYGNLGNAYQGLGLFKTAIKCHQHSLEIAKKERDKAGEGRSYGNLGNAYQGLGQFKTAIERQAGEGISYGNLGIAYQGLGKFKTAIEYQQRHLEIVKEVGDKAGEGISYCHLGRILLGKREFKRAIESYQRHLEISKEVGDKAGEACSLGSLGISFECQGDPMRAFTYYYSSVEVYDDIRAGLQFQDTWKICYRNQHQSAYKGLWRISLIQGKVVNALLAAEKGRAQALRDLMDARYQPEDTSRRSGSCLSLSSVPSSTVFIAISGPCVYFWVCLSEDNIQMRKIHVNNYKCEDELESFIQLLNKTALMENFRGDAVTRGNPSADSPKEDQVAKDMIRDDVRYSQSSALQKLRDIIVSPITDLIEGNELTVVPEGPFFLVPYAALEDSRSSCLSDSFTIRVLPSLTTLQQIHDCPADFHTKSGALLVGDPFFRDIIYQGKRLVQLPGARKEVEMIGRILNHSPLTGEKATKDEVLKRMSSVALVHIAVHGKMETGEVILAPNTTRKNSQPEEKDYLLTMKDVLEAGLRARLVVLSCPHSARGEVMAEGVVGIARAFLGAGARSVVATLWAIDDEGTLEFMSFFYDALAKGKKASEALQQAMKCMREIEKYEEVKYWAPFVLIGDDVSLDFKEIQTLNHLRQ, via the exons ATGGCAGAAAGTAATCTCCTAACAACGGGGGAAGAACTGGACTTGAACAATGAGCCTCCAGTCACAG CGACAGAGAAAAGCCAATTTACGTCAAGTGATTCAAAACTGGAGATATACGATGACCCTTCAAGAG aaattgctaaagaactGAGAAACCAGGCCGGAGAAGGAAGAcgttatggcaatctcggcaacgcttatcatgGTCTTGGACAACTCAAAgcagcaatcgagtaccaccaacgtcatctagaaattgctaaagaagtgggagacaagaccGGAGCAGGAATCACTTATGGtaatcttggcaacgcttatcaaagtctaggaaaattaaaaacagcaatcgagtaccacaaACGTCGTCTTGAatttgctaaagaagtgggagacaaagccagggagggaagaagttatggcaatctcggcaacgcttttCAAGGTCtgggacagttcaaaacagcaatcgagtaccacaaCCGTTGTTTAagaattgcaaaagaagtgggggacaaggccggagagggacaaagttatggcaatctcggcaagGCTTATCAAGGTCTACGGCAGTTCAGAACAGcaatcaagtaccatcaacatTCTCTGGAAATTGCTAAGAAACaaggagacaaggctggagagggacgaagttatggcagtctcggcaacgcctatcatggtctaggacagttccaaatagcaatcgagtaccacaaCCGTTATCTAGGAATTGCTAAAGAAGttggagacaaggccggagagggacgaagttatggtaatctcggcaacgcctatcatggtctaggacagttcaaaacagcaatcgagtaccagcaacgtcatctagagattgctaaagaagtgggagataggACCGGAGAGGgacaaagttatggcaatctcggcaacgcccATCAAGGTCTAAGACAgctcaaaacagcaatcgagtaccatcagCATTCTCTGGAAATTTCtaagaaagagagagacaaggctggagagggacgaagttatggcaatctcggcaacgcctatcatggtctaggacagttcaaaacagcaatcaaGTACCAGAAACattatctagaaattgctaaagaggtgggagacaaggctggagagggacaaagttatggcaatctcggcaatgcttatcgaggtctaggacagttcgaaacagcaatcgagtaccacaaCCGTCATCTTGAAATTGcgaaagaagtgggagacaaggctggagagggacaAAGTTCtagcaatctcggcaatgcttatcaaggtctaggaaagttccaaacagcaatcgagtaccacaaccgtcatctagaaattgcgaaaaaagtgggagacaaggctgaaGAGGGACAAAtttatggcaatctcggcaacgcttatcaaggtctaggacaatttgaaacagcaatcgagtaccatcaacgtcatcttgaaattgctaaagaaatggGAGACAACAGCGGAGAGGAAATCAGTTATGGtagtctcggcaacgcttatcaaggtctgggactgttcaaaacagccatcaacTGCCATCAGCATTCTCTGGAAATTGCTAAAAAAGAGGGAGACAAGTctggagagggaagaagttatggcaatctcggcaacgcctatcatggtctaggacagttcaaaacggCAATCGAGTTCCAGCAACGTCATTTAGAGATTGCCAAAGAACTGGAAGACAAGGCCGGacagggaatcagttatggcaatcttggcaacgcttatggtctaggagagttcaaaacagcaatcgagtaccacaaCCGTTAtatagaaattgctaaagaggtgggagacaaggccggagagggaagaagctatggcaatctcg aaattgctgaagaggtgggagacaaagtcggagagggaaaaagttatggcaatctcggcaacgcttatcaaggacTAGGActgttcaaaacagccatcaagtgccatcagcattctctagaaattgctaagaaagagagagacaaggctggagagggacgaagttatggcaatctcggcaacgcctaccaaggtctaggacagttcaaaacagcaatcga GAGAcaggctggagagggaatcagctatggcaatctcggcatcgcttatcaaggtctagggaAGTttaaaacagcaatcgagtatcagcaacgtcatctagaaattgtgaaagaagtgggagacaaggccggagagggaatcagttattgcCATCTCGGCAGAATTCTTCTCGGTAAAAGAGAGTTTAAAAGGGCAATTGAGTCGTACCAACGTCACctagaaatatccaaagaagtaggagacaaggctggagaggcaTGCTCACTCGGTTCTCTCGGTATAAGTTTCGAGTGCCAAGGAGATCCCATGAGGGCCTTTACCTACTATTACTCGAGTGTAGAGgtgtatgatgatatcagggccGGTCTTCAATTTCAAGATACGTGGAAGATTTGCtatcgtaatcagcaccaaagtgcatacaaaggtttgtggcgtataaGCCTCATTCAAGGTAAAGTTGTGAACGCTCTTCTTGCCGCAGaaaaaggacgtgctcaagctctgagagatctcatggaCGCAAGATATCAGCCTGAAGATACTTCCAGGAGGAGCGGTTCGTGCCTTTCCCTGAGTTCTGTTCCATCAAGCACAGTTTTCATAGCAATCAGTGGACCGtgcgtttacttctgggtttgcctcagtgaaGATAATATCCAAATGAGAAAGATTCACGTGAACAATTATAAGTGTGAGGATGAATTGGAGTCTTTCATCCAgctactgaacaaaactgcCCTTATGGAGAATTTTAGGGGAGATGCTGTCACACGCGGAAATCCTTCAGCTGATTCGCCAAAAGAGGATCAAGTGGCCAAAGATATGATCCGAGATGATGTGAGGTACTCACAATCAAGTGCTCTGCAGAAGCTTCGTGACATCATCGTCAGTCCTATCACTGATCTGATCGAAGGCAACGAGCTAACTGTCGTTCCGGAGGGGCCATTTTTCCTTGTACCTTATGCCGCATTGGAGGACTCGAGGTCATCGTGTCTAAGTGATTCTTTCACAATTCGTGTGCTTCCGTCCTTGACGACCTTACAACAAATACATGATTGCCCAGCTGACTTCCACACGAAGAGTGGTGCATTGCTGGTTGGCGACCCATTTTTCAGAGATATCATCTACCAGGGAAAACGTTTAGTGCAACTTCCGGGAGCAAGaaaagaagtggagatgatTGGACGCATCCTCAATCATTCCCCTCTCACTGGAGAAAAGGCTACAAAAGATGAGGTGTTAAAACGAATGTCATCAGTGGCGTTAGTGCACATTGCAGTGcatggtaaaatggaaactggggAAGTCATCTTGGCACCAAACACTACAAGGAAAAACTCTCAGCCAGAAGAAaaagactatctactgacgatgaaagatgtccTAGAAGCTGGGCTGCGGGCTCGACTGGTTGTACTAAGTTGTCCtcacagtgctcgtggggaggtcatggccgagggtgtggtcggcatcGCACGAGCATTTTTGGGTGCCGGTGCCAGATCTGTTGTGGCAACCTTATGGGCAATTGAtgacgagggaaccctggagttcatgagtttcttctacgatgcacttgctAAGGGCAAGAAGGCAAGCGAAGCTCTCCagcaggccatgaagtgtatgagagaaatCGAAAAGTACGAGGAGGTGaagtactgggcaccatttgtactcattggtgatgacgtcagcctggatttcaaggaaattCAGACTCTGAACCAT CTGAGGCAGTGA